One region of Streptomyces rishiriensis genomic DNA includes:
- the dprA gene encoding DNA-processing protein DprA, which yields MNSDGDPAGDRLARVFLGRVLEPGDEVGGQWVRERGVPEVVRRLRDDGEPLPGVTARRWAGLRARAGQAEPERDLALAQEAGVRFVCPGDAEWPGTLDELGDARPIGLWVRGRPSLRMWALRSVAVVGARACTEYGAHMAATLSADLAEQGWVVVSGGAYGVDGAAHRGALGAGGATVAVLACGVDQPYPRGHTALINRIAEQGLVIGELPPGDHPTPSRFILRNRVIAALTRGTVVVEAAYRSGSLVTARAAQRLGRHTMGVPGPATSGLSAGVHELLRGEAVLVTDAAEVVELVGDMGELAPDRRGPALPRDLLEPAARRVLAALPARRPAAVDEIAREARTTPDDAIARLYELMALGYVERHGDGWKLTRQAVVSVRAGGRPC from the coding sequence GTGAACAGCGACGGCGACCCGGCCGGGGACCGGCTCGCCCGGGTCTTCCTCGGGCGGGTCCTCGAGCCCGGCGACGAGGTGGGCGGGCAGTGGGTGCGCGAGCGGGGAGTGCCGGAGGTGGTGCGTCGGCTGCGGGACGACGGGGAGCCGTTGCCGGGGGTGACCGCCCGCCGCTGGGCCGGCCTGCGGGCGCGGGCCGGGCAGGCCGAGCCGGAGCGCGATCTGGCCCTCGCGCAGGAGGCGGGGGTGCGGTTCGTGTGCCCGGGAGACGCCGAGTGGCCGGGGACGCTGGACGAGCTCGGGGACGCCCGGCCAATCGGCCTCTGGGTGCGCGGGCGGCCCAGTCTGCGGATGTGGGCGCTGCGGTCGGTCGCCGTCGTCGGTGCCCGCGCCTGCACCGAGTACGGCGCCCACATGGCGGCCACCCTCTCCGCCGACCTCGCCGAACAGGGCTGGGTGGTGGTGTCGGGCGGGGCCTACGGGGTGGACGGAGCCGCCCACCGGGGCGCGCTCGGCGCGGGCGGCGCCACGGTCGCCGTCCTCGCCTGCGGGGTCGATCAGCCCTACCCGCGCGGTCACACGGCACTGATCAACCGGATCGCCGAACAGGGGCTGGTGATCGGCGAGTTGCCGCCCGGCGACCATCCGACCCCGAGCAGGTTCATCCTGCGCAACCGGGTGATCGCCGCGCTCACCCGGGGCACGGTCGTCGTCGAGGCCGCCTACCGCAGCGGCTCGCTGGTCACCGCCCGGGCGGCCCAGCGGCTGGGTCGGCACACGATGGGGGTGCCGGGTCCGGCCACGAGCGGTCTCTCCGCCGGTGTGCACGAACTGCTGCGGGGCGAGGCCGTCCTGGTCACCGATGCCGCGGAGGTCGTCGAACTGGTCGGTGACATGGGTGAGCTGGCCCCCGACCGGCGCGGCCCCGCGCTGCCGCGCGATCTGCTGGAGCCGGCTGCCCGGCGGGTCCTGGCCGCGCTGCCCGCCCGCAGACCCGCGGCGGTCGACGAGATCGCCCGGGAGGCGCGGACCACACCGGACGACGCGATCGCGAGACTGTACGAACTCATGGCGCTCGGCTACGTCGAACGACACGGCGACGGCTGGAAGTTGACACGCCAGGCGGTGGTCTCCGTTCGAGCGGGTGGACGTCCGTGTTGA
- the whiG gene encoding RNA polymerase sigma factor WhiG → MPQHTSGSDRAAITPAARDGGSVRPPAPSTLDELWRSYKATGDERLREQLILHYSPLVKYVAGRVSVGLPPNVEQADFVSSGVFGLIDAIEKFDIGREIKFETYAITRIRGAMIDELRALDWIPRSVRQKARNVERAYATLEARLRRTPSECEVAAELGIAVDELHAVFSQLSLANVVALEELLHVGGEDGDGLSFMDTLEDTAADNPVEVAEDRELRRFLARAINTLPDREKTVVTLYYYEGLTLAEIGNVLGVTESRVSQIHTKSVLQLRAKLASFGR, encoded by the coding sequence ATGCCCCAGCACACCTCCGGGTCCGACCGGGCGGCGATCACCCCAGCCGCCCGTGACGGTGGCAGCGTGCGGCCGCCCGCTCCCTCGACACTCGACGAGCTGTGGCGGTCGTACAAGGCGACGGGGGACGAACGGCTGCGGGAGCAGCTGATCCTGCACTACTCACCGCTGGTGAAGTACGTGGCGGGCCGGGTGAGCGTCGGTCTGCCGCCCAATGTCGAGCAGGCCGACTTCGTCTCCTCCGGGGTCTTCGGGCTGATCGACGCGATCGAGAAGTTCGACATCGGACGGGAGATCAAGTTCGAGACCTACGCGATCACCCGGATCCGGGGCGCGATGATCGACGAGCTCCGGGCGCTGGACTGGATCCCGCGGTCGGTGCGGCAGAAGGCGCGCAACGTCGAGCGGGCCTACGCGACCCTGGAGGCGAGGCTGCGGCGGACTCCGTCGGAGTGCGAGGTGGCCGCCGAACTCGGCATCGCGGTGGACGAACTGCACGCCGTGTTCAGTCAGTTGTCGCTGGCCAACGTGGTGGCGCTGGAGGAGCTGCTGCACGTCGGGGGTGAGGACGGGGACGGCCTCAGCTTCATGGACACACTGGAGGACACCGCCGCGGACAACCCCGTGGAGGTGGCCGAGGACCGGGAGCTCAGGCGGTTCCTCGCCCGCGCGATCAACACCCTGCCCGACCGGGAGAAGACGGTCGTCACGCTCTACTACTACGAGGGTCTGACGCTCGCCGAGATCGGGAACGTGCTGGGAGTGACCGAGAGCAGGGTCAGCCAGATCCACACCAAGTCCGTCCTCCAGCTGCGCGCGAAACTGGCGAGCTTCGGCCGCTGA
- a CDS encoding TetR/AcrR family transcriptional regulator, whose product MAEHRSMQRAALLDAARSLLSEGGTEALTFPALAERTGLARSSVYEYFRSRAAVVEELCEVDFPLWAAEVEAGMAAAEGAEAKVEAYVRRQLALVGDRRHRAVVAISASELDAGAREKIRAAHGGLVAMIGAALAELGHAEPRLAAMLLQGVVDAAVRRIELGAAEDPSAITDAAVGMVLRGVRG is encoded by the coding sequence GTGGCCGAGCACCGGTCGATGCAGCGTGCCGCCCTGCTGGACGCGGCACGTTCCCTGTTGTCCGAGGGCGGGACGGAGGCGCTGACCTTCCCTGCCCTCGCCGAGCGCACGGGCCTCGCGCGCTCTTCCGTGTACGAGTACTTCCGGTCCCGGGCCGCCGTGGTCGAGGAGCTGTGCGAGGTCGACTTCCCCTTGTGGGCGGCGGAGGTCGAGGCGGGCATGGCCGCCGCCGAGGGGGCCGAGGCCAAGGTCGAGGCGTATGTGCGCCGGCAGCTCGCCCTGGTGGGGGACCGGCGGCACCGGGCCGTCGTGGCCATCTCGGCGAGCGAGCTGGACGCGGGGGCCCGGGAGAAGATCCGGGCGGCGCACGGCGGGCTCGTGGCCATGATCGGAGCGGCGCTGGCGGAGCTGGGGCACGCGGAGCCCCGGCTGGCGGCGATGCTGCTGCAGGGAGTGGTGGACGCGGCGGTGCGGCGCATCGAGCTGGGAGCCGCGGAGGATCCCTCGGCGATCACGGACGCCGCGGTGGGCATGGTGCTGCGGGGCGTCCGCGGCTGA
- a CDS encoding M23 family metallopeptidase, which yields MYAQRFTALLPVLPVLSIMTVVTVAWADPQVAPGARAFPEPPVPAVGRVWPVGTRPAVVRGWEPPAGPYARGHRGVDLAAPPDTPVRAVAAGRVSFAGLVAGRGVVSVELSATGLPPLRTTYEPVRASLRKGDEVAPGQVVGTLEPTGSHCARTCLHWGLLRGRTYLDPLSLLPPWLRRSGPSRLLPVLGVPLP from the coding sequence ATGTACGCACAGCGATTCACGGCCCTGCTGCCGGTCCTGCCGGTCCTGTCGATCATGACGGTGGTGACGGTGGCGTGGGCGGACCCCCAGGTCGCGCCGGGAGCCCGGGCCTTTCCCGAGCCGCCCGTCCCGGCGGTCGGCCGGGTCTGGCCGGTGGGAACCCGTCCGGCGGTGGTACGCGGCTGGGAACCCCCGGCGGGCCCGTACGCGCGCGGCCACCGAGGCGTCGACCTCGCGGCACCGCCGGACACTCCGGTACGGGCGGTGGCGGCCGGACGGGTGTCCTTCGCGGGCCTGGTGGCGGGCCGGGGCGTCGTGTCGGTGGAGCTGTCGGCGACCGGCCTGCCGCCCCTGCGGACCACCTACGAGCCGGTACGGGCGTCGCTGCGCAAGGGCGACGAGGTGGCGCCGGGCCAGGTGGTCGGCACGCTGGAGCCGACGGGCTCGCACTGCGCACGCACGTGTCTGCACTGGGGGCTGCTGAGGGGCCGTACCTATCTGGACCCACTGTCGCTGCTGCCCCCGTGGCTGCGGCGGAGCGGCCCGTCACGGCTGCTGCCGGTGCTCGGCGTACCGCTGCCGTGA
- the rpsB gene encoding 30S ribosomal protein S2: MAVVTMRELLESGVHFGHQTRRWNPKMKRFIFTERNGIYIIDLLQSLSYIDRAYEFVKETVAHGGTVMFVGTKKQAQEAIAEQATRVGMPYVNQRWLGGMLTNFSTVYKRLQRLKELELIDFEDVAASGLTKKELLVLSREKAKLEKTLGGIREMSKVPSAVWIVDTKKEHIAVGEARKLNIPVVAILDTNCDPDEVDYKIPGNDDAIRSVTLLTRVIADAVAEGLISRSGVATGDKGDKAAGEPLAAWERDLLEGEKKADGEEAAEKPAEAAAEAEAPAAEAEAPAAEAEAPAAAAEAPAAEAPAAEAAPAAEGEQA; this comes from the coding sequence ATGGCCGTCGTCACGATGCGGGAGCTGCTGGAAAGCGGCGTCCACTTCGGTCACCAGACCCGTCGCTGGAACCCGAAGATGAAGCGCTTCATCTTCACCGAGCGCAACGGCATCTACATCATCGACCTGCTCCAGTCGCTGTCGTACATCGACCGCGCCTACGAGTTCGTCAAGGAGACCGTCGCCCACGGCGGCACGGTCATGTTCGTCGGCACGAAGAAGCAGGCGCAGGAGGCCATCGCCGAGCAGGCCACCCGCGTCGGCATGCCCTACGTCAACCAGCGCTGGCTGGGCGGCATGCTCACCAACTTCTCGACCGTCTACAAGCGCCTTCAGCGCCTCAAGGAGCTCGAGCTCATCGACTTCGAGGACGTCGCCGCCTCGGGTCTGACGAAGAAGGAGCTCCTGGTCCTCTCGCGCGAGAAGGCCAAGCTCGAGAAGACCCTCGGTGGTATCCGCGAGATGTCCAAGGTGCCCAGCGCCGTCTGGATCGTGGACACCAAGAAGGAGCACATCGCGGTCGGTGAGGCCCGGAAGCTCAACATCCCGGTCGTCGCCATCCTCGACACCAACTGCGACCCCGACGAGGTCGACTACAAGATCCCGGGCAACGACGACGCGATCCGCTCCGTCACCCTGCTCACCCGCGTGATCGCCGACGCCGTCGCCGAGGGCCTCATCTCCCGTTCCGGCGTCGCCACCGGCGACAAGGGCGACAAGGCCGCCGGCGAGCCGCTGGCCGCGTGGGAGCGCGACCTGCTCGAGGGCGAGAAGAAGGCCGACGGCGAAGAGGCTGCCGAGAAGCCGGCCGAGGCCGCTGCCGAGGCTGAGGCCCCGGCCGCCGAGGCCGAGGCTCCCGCCGCCGAGGCTGAGGCTCCCGCCGCCGCTGCTGAGGCCCCCGCTGCTGAGGCTCCCGCCGCCGAGGCCGCTCCGGCCGCCGAGGGCGAGCAGGCCTGA
- the tsf gene encoding translation elongation factor Ts codes for MANYTAADVKKLRELTGAGMMDCKKALDEAEGSVDKAVEALRIKGQKGVAKREGRSAENGAVVSIIADDNSSGVLVELKCETDFVAKGDKFQAVANAIAEHVAKTSPADLEALLASEIEAGKTVQAFVDEANANLGEKIVLDRFAQFAGGFVTAYMHRTMPDLPPQIGVLVELDKPNAEVAKGIAQHIAAFAPKYLSKEDVPAEVVESERRVAEETTRAEGKPEAALPKIVEGRLNGFFKDATLLGQPYALDNKKSVQKILDEAGVTLKRFTRIKVGI; via the coding sequence ATGGCGAACTACACCGCCGCTGACGTCAAGAAGCTCCGTGAGCTCACCGGCGCCGGCATGATGGACTGCAAGAAGGCGCTGGACGAGGCCGAGGGCAGCGTCGACAAGGCCGTCGAGGCGCTCCGGATCAAGGGCCAGAAGGGCGTCGCCAAGCGTGAGGGCCGCTCCGCCGAGAACGGCGCCGTGGTCTCGATCATCGCCGACGACAACTCCTCCGGCGTCCTCGTCGAGCTGAAGTGCGAGACGGACTTCGTCGCCAAGGGCGACAAGTTCCAGGCCGTCGCCAACGCGATCGCCGAGCACGTCGCCAAGACCTCCCCGGCCGACCTCGAGGCGCTGCTCGCGTCCGAGATCGAGGCCGGCAAGACCGTCCAGGCGTTCGTGGACGAGGCCAACGCCAACCTCGGCGAGAAGATCGTGCTGGACCGCTTCGCGCAGTTCGCCGGCGGCTTCGTGACCGCGTACATGCACCGCACGATGCCCGACCTGCCCCCGCAGATCGGTGTCCTCGTCGAGCTGGACAAGCCGAACGCCGAGGTCGCCAAGGGCATCGCCCAGCACATCGCCGCCTTCGCGCCGAAGTACCTCTCCAAGGAGGACGTGCCGGCCGAGGTCGTCGAGTCCGAGCGCCGCGTCGCCGAGGAGACCACCCGCGCCGAGGGCAAGCCCGAGGCCGCCCTGCCGAAGATCGTCGAGGGTCGCCTCAACGGCTTCTTCAAGGACGCCACGCTGCTCGGCCAGCCGTACGCGCTGGACAACAAGAAGTCCGTCCAGAAGATCCTGGACGAGGCCGGTGTCACCCTGAAGCGCTTCACGCGCATCAAGGTCGGCATCTGA
- the pyrH gene encoding UMP kinase — MTTKAQKSDDGKVRGRYMLKLSGEAFSGGGGLGVDPDVVHKIAREIAAVVRDGAEIAVVIGGGNFFRGAELQQRGMDRARSDYMGMLGTVMNCLALQDFLEKEGIDSRVQTAITMGQVAEPYIPLRAVRHLEKGRVVIFGAGMGMPYFSTDTTAAQRALEIDAEALLMGKNGVDGVYDSDPKTNPAAVKFDALGYGEVITRDLKVADMTAITLCRDNKLPILVFELLTEGNIARAVKGEKIGTLVGEQGSRA; from the coding sequence ATGACCACCAAGGCCCAGAAAAGCGACGACGGCAAAGTACGCGGCCGGTACATGCTGAAGCTGTCCGGAGAGGCGTTCTCCGGTGGCGGGGGCCTGGGCGTGGACCCCGACGTGGTGCACAAGATCGCCCGTGAGATCGCCGCCGTCGTCCGCGACGGCGCCGAGATCGCGGTCGTGATCGGCGGCGGCAACTTCTTCCGCGGCGCCGAACTCCAGCAGCGCGGCATGGACCGTGCCCGCTCCGACTACATGGGCATGCTCGGCACCGTCATGAACTGCCTCGCCCTCCAGGACTTCCTGGAGAAGGAGGGCATCGACAGCCGCGTGCAGACCGCCATCACCATGGGCCAGGTCGCCGAGCCGTACATCCCGTTGCGTGCCGTGCGGCACCTGGAGAAGGGCCGCGTGGTCATCTTCGGCGCCGGTATGGGCATGCCGTACTTCTCCACCGACACCACCGCCGCCCAGCGCGCCCTGGAGATCGACGCCGAGGCGCTGCTGATGGGCAAGAACGGCGTGGACGGCGTCTACGACTCCGACCCGAAGACCAACCCCGCGGCCGTCAAGTTCGACGCCCTCGGCTACGGCGAGGTCATCACCCGCGACCTGAAGGTCGCCGACATGACCGCGATCACGCTGTGCCGCGACAACAAGCTCCCGATTCTCGTCTTCGAGCTTCTGACCGAGGGCAATATCGCTCGCGCAGTCAAGGGTGAGAAGATCGGCACGCTTGTGGGTGAGCAAGGCAGCCGGGCCTGA
- the frr gene encoding ribosome recycling factor, giving the protein MIEETLLEAEEKMEKAVVVAKEDFAAIRTGRAHPAMFNKIVADYYGAPTPINQLASFSVPEPRMAVVTPFDKTALRNIEQAIRDSDLGVNPSNDGNIIRVVFPELTEERRRDYIKVAKGKGEDAKVSIRAVRRKAKDAIDKLIKDGEVGEDEGRRAEKELDDTTAKYVAQVDELLKHKEAELLEV; this is encoded by the coding sequence GTGATCGAAGAGACCCTCCTCGAGGCCGAGGAGAAGATGGAGAAGGCCGTCGTGGTCGCCAAGGAGGACTTCGCCGCGATCCGCACCGGCCGTGCGCACCCGGCGATGTTCAACAAGATCGTTGCCGACTACTACGGCGCACCGACGCCGATCAACCAGCTGGCTTCGTTCTCCGTGCCGGAGCCGCGCATGGCGGTCGTGACCCCGTTCGACAAGACCGCGCTGCGCAACATCGAGCAGGCGATCCGCGACTCGGACCTGGGCGTCAACCCGAGCAACGACGGCAACATCATCCGAGTGGTGTTCCCCGAGCTGACCGAGGAGCGCCGCCGCGACTACATCAAGGTCGCCAAGGGCAAGGGCGAGGACGCCAAGGTGTCCATCCGCGCGGTCCGTCGCAAGGCCAAGGACGCGATCGACAAGCTGATCAAGGACGGCGAGGTCGGCGAGGACGAGGGCCGCCGTGCGGAGAAGGAGCTCGACGACACCACCGCCAAGTACGTCGCCCAGGTGGACGAGCTCCTGAAGCACAAGGAAGCGGAGCTGCTCGAGGTCTGA
- a CDS encoding phosphatidate cytidylyltransferase — translation MNDSSWGSPPHAGSRAGYWGPADQGPVQGAAPAGPAYDAPEAQQTRPMPIVPDVPAHGGNQDDDRGAARPGGPLFPDPPYGNQPYGDASHGHDTPSAQPHAAVPQNPEPMPDASHPAPAPQKKSAGRDLGAAIGVGVGLGAVIIASLFVVKAVFIGVIAVAVVVGLWELTSRLQERKGIKAPLVPLAVGGAAMVVAGYVRGPEGAWVAMALTALAVLVWRMTEPPEGYLKDVTAGVFAAFYVPFLATFVALMLTADDGAFRVMTFLVLTVVSDTGAYAVGWRFGRTKLAPRISPGKTREGLLGAVSFAMVAGALLMQFVIDDGTWWQGLLLGLAVAASATLGDLGESMIKRDLGIKDMGTLLPGHGGIMDRLDSLLPTAPVVWLLLVLFVGSG, via the coding sequence ATGAACGACTCTTCCTGGGGCTCACCGCCACACGCCGGGTCGCGGGCCGGGTACTGGGGGCCCGCCGACCAGGGGCCTGTCCAGGGGGCCGCCCCGGCGGGTCCCGCGTACGATGCGCCTGAGGCGCAGCAGACTCGCCCCATGCCCATCGTCCCCGACGTCCCCGCGCACGGCGGAAACCAGGATGACGACCGGGGGGCCGCTCGGCCGGGCGGCCCCTTGTTCCCGGACCCGCCCTACGGCAACCAGCCGTACGGCGACGCATCCCACGGCCACGACACACCGTCGGCACAGCCCCACGCGGCGGTGCCGCAGAATCCGGAGCCCATGCCCGACGCCTCTCACCCGGCGCCCGCACCGCAGAAGAAGAGTGCGGGCCGAGACCTGGGCGCGGCCATAGGCGTCGGGGTCGGGCTCGGTGCGGTGATCATCGCGTCGTTGTTCGTCGTCAAGGCCGTGTTCATCGGCGTGATAGCGGTCGCCGTCGTCGTCGGCCTGTGGGAACTGACCAGCAGGCTGCAGGAGCGCAAGGGCATCAAGGCGCCGCTCGTGCCGCTCGCGGTCGGCGGTGCGGCGATGGTCGTCGCCGGATACGTCCGGGGGCCCGAGGGCGCCTGGGTCGCCATGGCGCTCACCGCGCTCGCGGTGCTGGTCTGGCGGATGACCGAACCGCCCGAGGGCTACCTCAAGGACGTCACCGCCGGCGTCTTCGCGGCCTTCTACGTCCCGTTCCTGGCCACGTTCGTCGCCCTGATGCTCACCGCCGACGACGGAGCGTTCCGCGTCATGACGTTCCTGGTCCTGACGGTCGTCAGCGACACGGGCGCGTACGCCGTCGGCTGGCGTTTCGGCAGAACCAAGCTCGCCCCGCGCATCAGCCCGGGCAAGACCCGCGAGGGCCTGCTCGGCGCGGTGTCGTTCGCGATGGTCGCCGGCGCGCTGCTGATGCAGTTCGTGATCGACGACGGCACCTGGTGGCAGGGCCTGCTGCTGGGCCTGGCCGTCGCGGCCAGCGCCACGCTCGGTGACCTCGGCGAGTCCATGATCAAGCGGGACCTGGGCATCAAGGACATGGGCACGCTGCTCCCGGGTCACGGGGGCATCATGGACCGCCTGGACTCGCTGCTGCCCACGGCTCCCGTGGTGTGGCTGCTGCTCGTACTGTTCGTGGGCTCCGGCTGA
- a CDS encoding e9imm peptide produces the protein MSREEAVRLVQRIMDAGYADDAECEAMVAALVRGTGCPHIGDYIFWESDPEPAAEKIVDRAMAYEPFAL, from the coding sequence ATGAGCCGTGAGGAAGCCGTCCGTCTCGTGCAGCGGATCATGGACGCCGGCTACGCGGACGACGCCGAGTGCGAGGCCATGGTCGCCGCTCTTGTACGGGGCACCGGTTGCCCGCACATCGGCGACTACATCTTCTGGGAGTCCGATCCAGAGCCGGCAGCCGAGAAGATCGTCGATCGAGCCATGGCCTACGAGCCGTTCGCCCTGTGA
- a CDS encoding tyrosine-type recombinase/integrase, protein MTAVRDALPERYQAMVSVGSGCGLRQGEIIGLAEDSVQLDGDTLRVTTQVKLIRGVAVFAPPKGNKERDVPLPTSVASALRQHMKNHPPVGIKLPWGRPDGPLTERRLIFTNTVGGIVWRSNFNFHEWKRALAAAGLIPTPELGKPYASARHHGMHALRHFYASVLLDAGESIKAVSEYLGHADPAMTLRVYAHLMPSSRERARRALDDVFGTAQEP, encoded by the coding sequence GTGACTGCGGTCCGCGACGCTCTGCCCGAGCGGTACCAGGCCATGGTCTCCGTGGGCAGCGGCTGCGGTCTCCGGCAGGGCGAGATCATCGGTCTCGCCGAGGACAGCGTGCAGCTCGACGGCGACACGCTGCGGGTCACCACTCAGGTCAAGCTGATCCGCGGTGTCGCGGTCTTCGCTCCGCCCAAGGGCAACAAGGAGCGGGACGTACCGCTGCCGACCTCGGTGGCATCCGCCCTACGGCAGCACATGAAGAATCACCCGCCCGTGGGCATCAAGCTGCCGTGGGGCCGGCCGGACGGCCCGCTCACCGAGCGGCGTCTGATCTTCACGAACACGGTCGGCGGCATCGTCTGGCGAAGCAACTTCAACTTCCACGAGTGGAAGCGCGCCCTCGCCGCGGCCGGCCTCATCCCCACCCCGGAACTCGGGAAGCCGTACGCCTCCGCCCGGCACCACGGGATGCACGCCCTTCGCCACTTCTACGCCTCGGTCCTCCTGGACGCGGGCGAAAGCATCAAGGCCGTGAGCGAATACCTCGGCCATGCCGATCCGGCGATGACGCTGCGGGTGTACGCCCACCTGATGCCCAGCAGCCGTGAGCGGGCTCGCCGGGCCCTGGACGATGTCTTCGGCACGGCCCAGGAGCCCTGA
- the rlmN gene encoding 23S rRNA (adenine(2503)-C(2))-methyltransferase RlmN, whose amino-acid sequence MPAPGELTFVAPRGAKKPPRHLADLSPAERKEVVAEIGEKPFRAKQLSQHYFARYAHDPAEWTDIPAGAREKLREALLPDLMSVVRHLSTDQGDTRKTLWRLFDGTLVESVLMRYPDRVTMCISSQAGCGMNCPFCATGQAGLDRNLSTAEIVHQIVDGMRALRDGEVPGGPARLSNIVFMGMGEPLANYKRVVGAIRALTDPSPDGLGLSQRGITVSTVGLVPAINRFSDEGFKCRLAISLHAPDDELRDTLVPVNTRWKVREVLDAGFEYTERSGRRLSIEYALIRDINDQAWRGDRLGRLLRGKPVHVNLIPLNPTPGSKWTASRPEDEKAFVEAIAAHGVPVTVRDTRGQEIDGACGQLAATER is encoded by the coding sequence ATGCCTGCACCCGGAGAACTCACTTTCGTAGCCCCCCGCGGAGCCAAGAAGCCGCCGCGGCATCTCGCCGACCTCTCGCCCGCCGAGCGGAAGGAGGTCGTGGCGGAGATCGGGGAGAAGCCCTTCCGTGCCAAGCAGCTGTCGCAGCACTACTTCGCGCGTTACGCGCACGACCCGGCGGAGTGGACCGACATCCCCGCCGGTGCTCGCGAGAAGCTGCGGGAGGCGCTGCTGCCGGACCTGATGTCGGTCGTGCGGCATCTGTCGACGGACCAGGGGGACACCCGTAAGACCCTGTGGCGGCTGTTCGACGGCACGCTCGTGGAGTCGGTGCTGATGCGCTACCCGGACCGGGTGACGATGTGCATCAGCTCGCAGGCCGGGTGCGGGATGAACTGTCCGTTCTGTGCGACCGGGCAGGCGGGGCTGGACCGCAACCTGTCCACCGCCGAGATCGTGCACCAGATCGTCGACGGGATGCGGGCGCTGCGGGACGGGGAGGTGCCCGGCGGTCCTGCCAGGCTCTCCAACATCGTCTTCATGGGGATGGGCGAGCCGCTCGCCAACTACAAGCGGGTCGTCGGGGCCATCCGCGCTCTCACCGACCCGTCTCCGGACGGGCTCGGGCTCTCGCAGCGGGGGATCACCGTCTCGACGGTCGGGCTGGTGCCGGCCATCAACCGGTTCTCCGACGAGGGCTTCAAGTGCCGGCTGGCGATCTCCCTGCACGCGCCGGACGACGAGTTGCGTGACACCCTCGTCCCGGTGAACACACGGTGGAAGGTGCGCGAGGTGCTGGACGCCGGGTTCGAGTACACCGAGCGGTCCGGGCGCCGGCTCTCCATCGAGTACGCGCTGATCCGCGACATCAACGACCAGGCCTGGCGTGGTGACCGGCTCGGGCGGCTGCTGCGCGGCAAGCCGGTGCACGTCAACCTCATCCCGCTCAACCCGACGCCCGGTTCGAAGTGGACGGCGTCGCGGCCCGAGGACGAGAAGGCGTTCGTCGAGGCGATCGCCGCGCACGGGGTGCCCGTCACGGTCCGGGACACCCGTGGCCAGGAGATCGACGGGGCGTGCGGTCAGCTCGCGGCCACCGAGCGGTAG
- a CDS encoding thiamine ABC transporter substrate-binding protein has protein sequence MHTRTFVAAAVGLCLVTLSACGSSDDGGSAADSRTVTLVSHDSWAVSKNVLADFEKSSGYQVKVLKDGDAGQAVNKAILTKGNPQGDVFFGVDNTLLSRALDNGLFQSYEAKGADQILPEYRADGDKHRVTPVDTGDICVNYDKAYFSEHKLAPPASFDDLVKPAYKNLLVTENAGTSSPGLGFLLGTAAKYGDAGWTDYWKKLKANGVKVVDGWEQAYNEEFSGSAGGKKAGADRPLVVSYASSPPAEVIYGDPKPATAPTGVSTGTCFRQVEYAGLLSNAANPEGGKALLDFLLTAEFQQDMPLNMFVYPVRKGAAVPAEFTQYGPQAKDPETLDPAKIADNRDDWVKSWTSLVLR, from the coding sequence GTGCACACCAGGACGTTCGTGGCCGCGGCCGTCGGCCTCTGCCTCGTCACGCTGTCCGCCTGCGGATCGTCGGACGACGGCGGTTCGGCGGCCGACTCCAGGACCGTCACCCTCGTCAGCCACGACTCGTGGGCCGTCTCCAAGAACGTGCTCGCGGACTTCGAGAAGAGTTCCGGCTACCAGGTGAAGGTCCTCAAGGACGGCGACGCCGGTCAGGCCGTCAACAAGGCCATCCTCACCAAGGGCAACCCGCAGGGCGACGTCTTCTTCGGCGTCGACAACACGCTCCTGTCGCGCGCCCTCGACAACGGGCTGTTCCAGTCCTACGAGGCGAAGGGCGCGGACCAGATCCTGCCCGAGTACCGGGCCGACGGGGACAAGCACCGGGTCACGCCCGTCGACACCGGTGACATCTGCGTCAACTACGACAAGGCGTACTTCAGCGAGCACAAGCTGGCCCCGCCCGCCTCCTTCGACGACCTGGTGAAGCCCGCGTACAAAAACCTGCTGGTCACCGAGAACGCCGGCACCTCCTCGCCCGGCCTCGGCTTCCTGCTGGGCACGGCCGCGAAGTACGGCGACGCGGGCTGGACGGACTACTGGAAGAAGCTGAAGGCCAACGGCGTGAAGGTCGTCGACGGCTGGGAGCAGGCCTACAACGAGGAGTTCTCCGGGTCCGCGGGCGGGAAGAAGGCGGGGGCCGACCGGCCGCTCGTCGTCTCGTACGCCTCGTCGCCGCCCGCCGAGGTGATCTACGGCGACCCCAAGCCGGCCACCGCCCCGACCGGCGTCTCCACCGGTACCTGCTTCCGCCAGGTCGAGTACGCGGGTCTGCTGAGCAACGCCGCCAACCCCGAGGGCGGCAAGGCGCTCCTGGACTTCCTGCTCACTGCGGAGTTCCAGCAGGACATGCCGCTCAACATGTTCGTCTATCCGGTGCGCAAGGGCGCCGCGGTCCCGGCGGAGTTCACGCAGTACGGGCCCCAGGCGAAGGACCCCGAGACGCTGGACCCGGCGAAGATCGCCGACAACCGTGACGACTGGGTCAAGTCATGGACCTCGCTCGTACTGAGGTGA